AGGGAAAGATCCTGGTGAAGCGAGCCTATGCCGATTGGGGACGCTACGCCGAGTATAAACGGGCCCTTCACGAGGCGGCTATTGAGTTGATCGACATCCCGCAGAAGCGAATCAGCGGCAAAAACAGCGCCGACATCCGGCTGGCAGTGGATGCGATGGATATGGCCTATTCCAAGGAGCATCTTGACACCTTTGTCATTGTCTCGGGCGACAGCGATTTTTCACCTCTGGTCTCCAAGCTGCGGGAGAACAACAAGGAGGTTATCGGTCTCGGCGTCAAGAATTCGGTGTCGGAGCTGTTGGTGGACAACTGTGATGAATTCATCTACTACGAAGACCTGATTCGCCCTCCCAAAAAGCCGCCCGTCATCACCGGATTGCCCGAGAAGAAGGTGGAGGTGTTCGAACTCCTGGGAGACTCCATCCAGGCCCTTCTGCGGGAGAACAAAGAGGTGCTTTGGGGCTCAATGGTCAAGCAGACGATGATTCGCAAGCGGCCCTCTTTTAACGAAGGGTATTACGGGTACAGCACCTTTTCCAAGCTGTTGGAGGACGCCGCCAAACACAATATTATCGAGTTGAAGCGGGACCCGAAGAGCGGGACGTACATTGTTACCAGTTTCGCGGAGGCCACATAGGTAACAGGACCGGTGTGGCGGCATATGACCCGGTCTACCACTCCGGAGGGCCGTTGAGAGACTCCCAGTGATCCCGTTTGTGCGTATGCCGTCTGAAGCACCTGTCGCTTGAGGGGAAGATTCCGCATGAAGGAGCAACCCCGTAAAGACGAGCGGTTTCGGGTCGAGCACTTGGTCGGCCTGATCTTTTGTAGCGTGGCCGGGTTCAACCTGGTTCTCCTGTACAATCATGCCATTCGAGGCAACTGGGGTTGGTTCATCATCGTCCTTCTCGTATGTGTCCTGTTTCCCGGTCTTATCCCTTACTTCAACCTGGTTCGAGCCCTCCGAGAGGGAGACCTAATGTTGAGATGGCAGGAGCCGTTCGGGGTGGCTGTCGGGGCAATCGACAGTGTCGCCATTCTGAGCCACTGGCCGGACGCCCTCATCGATGTCTCATGGGTCTCGACCTTCATCATCGGTACGGCTGCGGCGTTTTTCCTGATCGTTCAGTCACGGTAATGGAGCATGGGCGATAAGGTACTGATTCACACGGTAAATGGCCCGGTAGCTACCATTATCCTGAACCGTCCCGATCGGTATAATGCCCTGAACCAACAGTTGGTGGAGGAGCTACTGGAGGCGGTTCTCGCCTGTCATGACGACCGAGCAGTTCGCGCAGTAGTGCTGATAGGCGCCGGCCCGGCCTTTTGCGTTGGCGGAGATGTCAGGGAGCTCAACGAACATACCGATGCCCTTGCCCAGCATGTGAAACGGCTGTTGGCGCCTCTCCACAGCGTGATCTCGTGCATCTGTCGGATGTCGAAGCCGGTCATCGCCGGGGTGGGTGGGGTAGCCGCCGGCGCCGGGATGGGCTTGGCCATGGCCTGCGATCTGGCGGTGGCGGCTGAGTCCGCCCGATTCACCATGGCCTATACGAAGCTCGGGCTACCCCCTGATGCCGGGTCGAGTTACTTTCTTCCTCGATTGGTGGGGTTGCGACGGGCGTTGGAGTTGACCTTCACCAACCGGGTTCTGACGGCAGACGAGGCGAAAGAATGGGGACTGGTCAA
This genomic stretch from Candidatus Methylomirabilota bacterium harbors:
- a CDS encoding NYN domain-containing protein: GKILVKRAYADWGRYAEYKRALHEAAIELIDIPQKRISGKNSADIRLAVDAMDMAYSKEHLDTFVIVSGDSDFSPLVSKLRENNKEVIGLGVKNSVSELLVDNCDEFIYYEDLIRPPKKPPVITGLPEKKVEVFELLGDSIQALLRENKEVLWGSMVKQTMIRKRPSFNEGYYGYSTFSKLLEDAAKHNIIELKRDPKSGTYIVTSFAEAT
- a CDS encoding enoyl-CoA hydratase/isomerase family protein; this encodes MGDKVLIHTVNGPVATIILNRPDRYNALNQQLVEELLEAVLACHDDRAVRAVVLIGAGPAFCVGGDVRELNEHTDALAQHVKRLLAPLHSVISCICRMSKPVIAGVGGVAAGAGMGLAMACDLAVAAESARFTMAYTKLGLPPDAGSSYFLPRLVGLRRALELTFTNRVLTADEAKEWGLVNRVVPDAEFFAAVHALADELAGGSTLALGRAKRLLSMSDQATLETQMENEAQLIALSSQTADFHEGVKAFVEKRAPAFSSPPVDKSSCVG